In one window of Bombus vancouverensis nearcticus chromosome 10, iyBomVanc1_principal, whole genome shotgun sequence DNA:
- the LOC117165067 gene encoding uncharacterized protein LOC117165067, producing MSQDVLYQLVTIEHCDRVARILCLAPFFGESTKNVAVYAPLRTGSTLTEIIEVALATTTYEPNNRQTKIIPQDFLDKIRGKKIHFLRTRIPTISYGKPRTK from the exons ATGTCGCAAGATGTACTTTACCAATTGGTCACCATTGAACACTGCGATCGAGTAGCTAGGATTTTGTGTTTGGCGCCATTCTTCGGTGAAAGCACTAAAA ATGTAGCAGTATATGCACCACTGCGAACAGGCAGTACATTGACAGAGATTATAGAAGTAGCATTGGCAACTACTACTTATGAACCAAAtaacaggcaaacaaaaataattccgcaAGACTTTCTTGACAAAATCAGAGGGAAAAAG ATTCACTTTCTGCGTACGAGAATTCCAACTAtttcctatggaaagccacgaacaAAATAA